From Phenylobacterium immobile (ATCC 35973), a single genomic window includes:
- a CDS encoding ABC transporter substrate-binding protein has translation MKLKVLFAIGLAALVAACSPAKEKAPEASGRTTIRFATDWRAQAEQGGFYQALASGEYAKRGLDVQIIQGGPGVNVPQLVATGAVEMGTGSNSFIALNLAQEGAPVKAVAAFMQKDPQVLIAHPDQGIETIADLKGHPILLSDASVTAFWVWLKAKYGFTDSQIRKYNFNSAPFLSDKRVAQQGYLTSEPYTIEKEAGLKPKVFLLADNGYPGYAAMALASDKLIAAKPAAVKAFVEATAKGWDDYLNGDSAAADAMIRKDNPEMTQELLDQAKVKLRDNAIVGGSPVVATGMMTDARWKDFFDMASSQGVYPKTLDYKRAYTLQFVGPPAP, from the coding sequence ATGAAGCTCAAGGTTCTGTTCGCCATTGGACTGGCGGCGCTCGTCGCGGCGTGTTCGCCGGCAAAGGAAAAGGCCCCCGAGGCTAGTGGTCGCACGACCATCCGGTTCGCAACCGACTGGCGCGCCCAGGCCGAACAGGGCGGCTTCTACCAGGCCCTGGCCAGCGGCGAGTACGCCAAGCGCGGACTGGACGTGCAGATCATCCAGGGCGGGCCCGGCGTGAACGTGCCCCAGTTGGTGGCCACGGGGGCCGTCGAGATGGGCACGGGCTCCAACAGCTTCATCGCCCTGAACCTCGCCCAGGAGGGCGCGCCCGTGAAGGCGGTCGCCGCCTTCATGCAGAAGGATCCGCAGGTCCTGATCGCCCACCCCGACCAAGGGATCGAGACCATCGCCGACCTGAAGGGCCACCCGATCCTCCTGTCCGACGCGTCGGTCACGGCCTTCTGGGTGTGGCTGAAGGCCAAGTACGGGTTCACCGACAGCCAGATCCGCAAGTACAACTTCAACTCCGCCCCGTTCCTGTCGGACAAGCGCGTGGCCCAGCAGGGCTACCTGACCAGCGAGCCCTATACGATCGAGAAGGAAGCGGGCCTGAAGCCCAAGGTCTTCCTGCTCGCCGACAACGGCTACCCGGGCTACGCGGCCATGGCGCTCGCGTCAGACAAGCTGATCGCGGCGAAGCCTGCGGCGGTGAAGGCCTTCGTCGAGGCGACCGCCAAGGGCTGGGACGACTACCTGAACGGCGATTCCGCGGCGGCCGACGCGATGATCCGCAAGGACAACCCGGAGATGACCCAGGAACTGCTCGACCAGGCCAAGGTCAAGCTGCGCGACAACGCCATCGTAGGCGGCTCGCCTGTGGTGGCCACGGGGATGATGACGGACGCCCGCTGGAAGGACTTCTTCGACATGGCGTCCAGCCAGGGGGTCTATCCGAAGACGCTGGACTACAAGCGCGCCTATACGCTGCAGTTTGTTGGCCCGCCCGCGCCGTGA
- a CDS encoding ABC transporter ATP-binding protein — MIAALQDVDVDYARGRALGPFSLTLEPGAITALVGPSGCGKSTALRLLAGLEQPTRGTVTRAAGRGETAVVFQSATLAPWLSAQANVSLPLELAGARDAGPRAAAALERVGLAAATAARPAQLSGGMAMRVSLARALVTDPKLLLLDEPFAALDEITRRRLADDILALWATSKPAIVFVTHNVEEAVYLASKVVVMTPGPGRIAGTFETPPLPRPAGFRVTPEFRACVEQVSHALEGAGAL; from the coding sequence GTGATCGCCGCACTTCAGGACGTCGACGTCGACTACGCCCGCGGTCGCGCCCTGGGCCCGTTCAGCCTGACGCTGGAGCCCGGCGCCATCACGGCCCTGGTCGGGCCGTCCGGTTGCGGCAAGTCGACGGCGTTGCGGCTGCTGGCCGGGCTGGAGCAGCCGACGCGCGGAACCGTCACCCGCGCGGCCGGGCGCGGCGAGACGGCGGTGGTCTTCCAGTCGGCGACCTTGGCGCCGTGGCTCTCAGCGCAGGCCAATGTGAGCTTGCCGCTGGAGCTCGCGGGCGCGCGGGACGCCGGGCCGCGCGCGGCCGCGGCCTTGGAGCGAGTCGGGCTCGCAGCGGCCACGGCGGCGAGGCCGGCGCAACTTTCGGGTGGCATGGCCATGCGCGTGTCCCTCGCGCGGGCGCTGGTGACCGACCCCAAGCTGCTGTTGCTGGACGAGCCGTTCGCGGCTCTCGACGAGATCACGCGGCGCCGGCTCGCGGACGATATCCTGGCGCTGTGGGCGACCTCCAAGCCGGCCATCGTCTTCGTCACCCACAATGTAGAGGAAGCGGTCTACCTGGCCTCCAAGGTGGTGGTGATGACGCCAGGTCCCGGCCGGATTGCGGGAACGTTTGAGACACCGCCCCTGCCCCGGCCGGCCGGCTTCCGTGTAACGCCGGAGTTCCGCGCCTGCGTCGAGCAGGTCAGCCACGCCCTGGAAGGCGCCGGCGCCCTATGA
- a CDS encoding ABC transporter permease has protein sequence MNRAIYILAPLGLIAVLLGGWEMACRALEVPAYFLPAPSAIAKALVADFASLLVSAWNTLAMALLALVVASVLAQTLALTVALSPTLERAVRPLAVVLQVTPVVALAPLVLIWAGLDHPGRAIIALAAVVAFFPIFSGALTGLKAADPDLERVFDLYGATRLQRLVRLRLPSAVPFLLEGHKVAAGLAVIGAVVAEFVAGSGGAQGLAWRILEAGNRLQTARMFAALVMLGLLGAVLHALLERAEQAGLKWWRGR, from the coding sequence ATGAACCGCGCGATCTACATCCTGGCGCCCCTGGGCCTGATCGCCGTCCTGCTCGGCGGCTGGGAGATGGCCTGCCGGGCGCTGGAGGTTCCCGCCTATTTCCTCCCCGCGCCCTCGGCCATCGCCAAGGCGCTGGTCGCCGACTTCGCCTCGCTCCTGGTCTCGGCCTGGAACACCCTGGCCATGGCGCTGCTGGCCCTGGTGGTCGCCAGCGTGCTGGCCCAGACGCTCGCCCTCACCGTCGCCCTGTCGCCCACCCTGGAGCGCGCGGTCCGCCCACTGGCCGTCGTCCTGCAGGTCACGCCGGTGGTGGCGCTGGCCCCGTTGGTGCTGATCTGGGCCGGCCTTGACCACCCAGGCCGCGCGATCATCGCCCTGGCGGCGGTCGTCGCCTTCTTCCCGATCTTCTCGGGCGCGCTCACTGGGCTGAAGGCCGCGGACCCGGATCTAGAGCGGGTTTTCGACCTCTATGGCGCGACCCGCCTGCAGCGTCTGGTCCGCCTGCGCCTGCCCTCGGCCGTGCCGTTCCTGCTGGAGGGCCACAAGGTCGCCGCCGGCCTCGCGGTGATCGGCGCGGTGGTCGCCGAGTTCGTCGCCGGATCCGGCGGCGCCCAGGGCCTGGCCTGGCGGATCCTGGAAGCCGGCAACCGCCTGCAGACGGCGCGCATGTTCGCCGCGCTGGTGATGCTGGGACTCCTGGGCGCTGTGCTGCACGCTCTGCTCGAGCGGGCGGAGCAGGCCGGCCTGAAGTGGTGGCGGGGCCGCTAG
- a CDS encoding energy transducer TonB: MKRVLVAASLALTSPAFAEVISQPDWIQKPTQEEMWRVVPTQAAREGVAGEAFVECRVNVEGGLHACKVFHEAPLGMGFGEAALAMTPVFRMRPLTRDGKPFPDGIVRVPIRWRIEGPMAQTGASVLRAPQWLKAPDFDQLVASYPGRAREEGAPGRVTLMCRYSKTGTLSACEVHEETPRRMGFAAAARKLSPLFQGPALSPDLQRREIKAMVNVTFPTGALKGERRVGKPTWRQLPTAADLAEVFPEAARKAGRGGSELVKCRVIADGVLQACQPIRETPQGEGFGAAAVRLAHTSRMSVWSDEGLPTAGGDVTIPFRFEPEIPSPPK, translated from the coding sequence ATGAAGCGAGTACTGGTGGCGGCCAGCTTAGCCTTAACGTCACCGGCGTTCGCCGAGGTGATTAGTCAACCCGACTGGATCCAGAAACCCACCCAGGAGGAGATGTGGCGCGTCGTGCCCACCCAAGCGGCCCGCGAAGGCGTCGCCGGCGAAGCCTTCGTTGAATGCAGGGTCAATGTTGAAGGGGGCCTGCATGCCTGCAAGGTGTTCCACGAGGCGCCTCTGGGGATGGGTTTCGGCGAGGCCGCGCTGGCGATGACTCCGGTGTTCCGCATGCGCCCTTTGACGAGAGACGGAAAGCCGTTCCCCGATGGGATCGTGCGCGTGCCAATCCGCTGGCGGATTGAAGGTCCCATGGCGCAGACCGGTGCGAGCGTCCTGCGGGCCCCCCAATGGTTGAAAGCCCCCGACTTCGATCAACTTGTGGCCAGCTATCCGGGGCGGGCGCGAGAAGAAGGCGCGCCGGGTCGCGTGACCCTGATGTGCCGCTACTCGAAGACAGGGACGCTGAGCGCCTGCGAGGTGCACGAAGAGACGCCCCGGCGGATGGGCTTTGCCGCGGCGGCGCGCAAGCTCTCGCCGCTCTTCCAAGGGCCAGCTCTATCACCTGACCTTCAGCGCCGAGAAATCAAAGCGATGGTCAACGTGACCTTTCCAACCGGCGCCCTGAAGGGTGAGCGGCGGGTCGGCAAGCCGACTTGGCGCCAATTGCCGACAGCAGCGGATCTCGCGGAAGTCTTTCCTGAGGCGGCGCGAAAGGCCGGGCGCGGGGGCTCGGAGCTGGTGAAATGCCGGGTGATCGCTGATGGCGTTCTGCAGGCCTGTCAGCCGATCCGCGAGACGCCCCAGGGCGAAGGCTTTGGCGCCGCGGCCGTTCGGCTTGCGCACACTTCGCGCATGTCGGTTTGGAGCGATGAGGGCCTGCCAACCGCCGGCGGCGACGTCACTATCCCCTTTCGGTTCGAGCCAGAAATTCCGTCGCCACCGAAGTAG
- a CDS encoding pseudouridine synthase, whose amino-acid sequence MARLDRLLANLGYGSRREVTALVARGQVVLDGRPLKDSGAKIAVTADLPTRLLVAGQPIDPPAPLTLVMHKPLGVVCSHREAGRTVYELLPQRWRAREPGLSTIGRLDKDTSGLLLITDDGPFLHRVISPKAMIAKRYAATLARPLNGGEGATFAAGTLVLENEADPLAPAALEPLSETQARLTITEGRYHQVRRMFAAVGNHVEALHRDRIGGLDLPADLEPGDWRIATADELAAIFTA is encoded by the coding sequence ATGGCCAGGCTCGATCGCCTGCTCGCCAACCTCGGCTACGGCTCGCGCCGCGAGGTCACGGCCCTCGTCGCCCGTGGGCAGGTTGTGCTGGACGGCCGGCCTCTGAAAGACTCCGGCGCCAAGATCGCGGTCACCGCCGACCTGCCCACTCGCCTGCTCGTCGCGGGCCAGCCGATCGATCCCCCGGCGCCCCTGACGCTCGTCATGCACAAGCCTCTCGGGGTGGTTTGTTCACACCGCGAGGCGGGTCGAACGGTTTATGAACTCCTGCCGCAGCGCTGGCGCGCGCGCGAGCCAGGCCTGTCCACGATCGGGCGTCTCGACAAGGACACCTCAGGCCTCCTCCTGATCACCGACGACGGCCCCTTCCTGCATCGGGTGATCTCGCCCAAGGCCATGATCGCCAAGCGTTATGCAGCGACCTTGGCGCGCCCGCTGAACGGCGGCGAGGGCGCGACCTTCGCGGCCGGGACGCTCGTGCTCGAGAATGAGGCCGATCCCCTGGCGCCGGCGGCGCTGGAGCCGCTCTCAGAGACGCAGGCGCGCCTGACCATCACGGAAGGCCGCTACCATCAGGTCCGCCGGATGTTCGCCGCCGTCGGCAACCACGTCGAAGCGCTCCATCGCGATCGCATCGGCGGCCTCGATCTGCCGGCGGATCTGGAGCCGGGCGATTGGCGAATCGCGACCGCCGATGAGCTGGCCGCGATCTTCACGGCCTAG
- a CDS encoding class I SAM-dependent methyltransferase yields the protein MNPSAIVYGAPSPGLIEVPTGAVQTSPLIPGSADLAEIAPGSLASAHVLAPPGVAERAYVTALAFRALAPGGRLVLFAPKDKGGQRLKALLQGFGCEVAEDARKHHRFCFASRPAEITGLDAAIAAGAPRLSAELGLWTQPGVFSWDRIDPGSALLMQALDGLAGAGADLGCGIGALSAALLGSPTVTTLHGVDVDGRAIACAQRNLSDPRMRLAWADVRRWTDAPSDLDFVVMNPPFHDGGSEDKALGQAFIRAAAAMLRAGGTLRLVANRHLPYEAVLREAFAAVTPIGDAQGYKLYEARR from the coding sequence TTGAACCCCTCCGCCATCGTCTACGGCGCGCCGTCGCCCGGCCTGATCGAAGTCCCAACCGGCGCAGTCCAGACCTCGCCGCTGATCCCCGGATCAGCGGACCTCGCCGAAATCGCGCCCGGGTCGCTGGCCTCGGCCCATGTGCTGGCGCCGCCTGGCGTGGCGGAGCGGGCCTATGTGACGGCGCTGGCCTTTCGGGCTCTGGCGCCGGGCGGGCGGCTCGTCCTGTTCGCGCCCAAGGACAAGGGCGGCCAGCGCCTGAAGGCCCTGTTGCAGGGGTTCGGCTGCGAGGTCGCCGAGGACGCGCGCAAGCACCACCGCTTCTGCTTCGCCTCGCGTCCGGCGGAGATCACCGGGCTGGATGCGGCGATCGCGGCCGGAGCGCCGCGGCTGTCGGCCGAGCTTGGCCTGTGGACCCAGCCCGGCGTCTTCAGCTGGGACCGGATCGATCCTGGCAGCGCGCTGCTCATGCAGGCCCTCGACGGGCTGGCGGGGGCCGGCGCGGACCTGGGCTGCGGGATCGGCGCCCTGTCGGCCGCGCTCCTCGGTTCGCCGACGGTGACGACGCTGCATGGCGTGGACGTGGACGGGCGCGCCATCGCCTGCGCCCAGCGCAATCTGAGCGATCCGCGGATGCGCCTGGCCTGGGCCGACGTCCGGCGCTGGACGGACGCACCGAGCGATCTCGACTTCGTTGTGATGAACCCGCCGTTCCACGATGGCGGCTCGGAGGACAAGGCGCTCGGCCAGGCTTTTATTCGCGCCGCCGCAGCGATGCTTCGTGCCGGCGGGACACTGCGCCTCGTCGCCAATCGGCACCTGCCCTATGAGGCGGTCCTTCGCGAGGCCTTCGCCGCGGTCACGCCAATCGGCGACGCTCAGGGCTACAAGCTCTATGAGGCGCGGCGGTGA